The window TTCGCCCGGTATCTCGGCGAACATCCCCCGACCGACACCGACGCCGCCGAGGCGGCCGAGCTCGTACGGCGACTGCGGCCGCTCGCACGGCAGACGGTGGACGCCGAACTGGCGCGGGCCATGCGGTTGTTCGCCCATCGGCAGCTGCGCCGGCATCTCGGTGCGGAACAACCCCCCGCGGGTGCGGAGGAGACACGTACCGTGTCGGTGCCGGCCACGACAATGGCCGCCGTGGAAGGGCTTGTCGGCGCGGAGCAGGCGTCCGAGTTCATCGCTCTGGCGGCCGAACGCGAGGTCAGGGCCCGGACGTTGGACGCACTGGCCGCAAACCATGTGCAGGCGGCCAATATTGACGAACCGGCCTGAACTGTCGGCCAGTTGTCCACAGAATCTCCAACTGGCCCTGTGGATAACGCATTTGGCTGTGGATCAAACCTCTGAGTCAAAATCAAATGCGTGATGAGCGTCTCTCCAGGCAATCTGACTGGATGAACGAAGGCGACATCGACGACAGTGACGAGAACGGTGTGGGCGAGAACGGAGTGAGCCCGGGCGGTGGGAGCGCGAGCGGGGCTCGCCGGGGCGGGGTGGACGAGCGGCGCACCGTGAGGGTGTCGAAGTACCTCTCCAAGCATCTGCGGCACCAGCCCGAGCGGATCGGGCTCACGCTCGACGAGGGCGGCTGGGTGGAGATCGGCATGCTGATGTCCGCGGCGGCCGCGCACGGCTTCCGGTTCACCCGCGGCGAGCTCGATCACGTGGTGGCCACCAACGACAAGCGGCGCTTCGCGATCGAGGGCACGCGGATCCGCGCCAGCCAGGGCCACTCCGTGGCGGTCGACCTGGGACTGCCGTCGGCGACCCCGCCCGCGTACCTCTACCACGGCACCGTCGCCCGCAGTCTGGACGCGATCCGCGCCGAGGGCCTGCGGCCCATGAACCGGCACGACGTCCATCTCTCGGCCGACCGCGAGACGGCGACCCGCGTCGGCGCCCGCCGCGGCCGTCCCGTCGTGCTCTCCGTGGACGCCGGCGCCATGGACCGTGACGGCCATGTTTTCCGGGTCAGCGCCAACGGCGTCTGGCTCACGGCCGCGGTGCCTCCGGACTACCTGCGGTTCCCGGCCACGCACTGACCGGCCGAACCAGGCAGTCCGGCGGGTCCTGGACGGCCCGGTCGGTCGGCTGTCCCGGGCGATCCGGTCACGTCGGCTGTCCCGGGCGATCCGGTCACGTCGGCCGCTCCGGGCGAGGCAGTCACGCCGGCCGTCCGCAGTGAGCCGGCCACGTCGGCCGTCCGGCACGGGCGCCCGCCGTCTCGGCGCGCTCGGCCCGCCCGCCCCCGGCCGTCCGGCCGGACCCGGCGCCGCCCCTCGGCCGCTTCGGTGTGCCCCGTTGGCTGCGCTTAGGCTCTGAGGCATGAGTCTGCGCCTGAGCACCGTGATCCTGCCGTACCTCCGCTGGCACGAGGGAGGACGTTCCACCTGGCAGCGCGCCGAGCAGCTCGGGTTCCACACCGCCTACACGTACGACCATCTGTCGTGGCGGACGTTCCGAGAAGGCCCCTGGTACGGCGCCGTGCCGACATTGACGGCCGCCGCGGG of the Streptomyces aurantiacus genome contains:
- a CDS encoding RNA 2'-phosphotransferase codes for the protein MDERRTVRVSKYLSKHLRHQPERIGLTLDEGGWVEIGMLMSAAAAHGFRFTRGELDHVVATNDKRRFAIEGTRIRASQGHSVAVDLGLPSATPPAYLYHGTVARSLDAIRAEGLRPMNRHDVHLSADRETATRVGARRGRPVVLSVDAGAMDRDGHVFRVSANGVWLTAAVPPDYLRFPATH